One Calditrichia bacterium DNA window includes the following coding sequences:
- a CDS encoding SDR family oxidoreductase — MSDKKYALILGSSSGFGAAAAIRLAKEGYDIFGVHLDRRATMPKVEEIIGKIEAEGVRCTFYNANAADEGKQKEIADKVRAEIPDGQHLKVLMHSLAFGTLKKFIDEESAAMTRANLSMTLDVMANSLVYWTQECYFRGLLGHGSRVFAMTSHGADKAVRSYGAVSSAKAALESYCRQLALELGHIGTTVNAIRAGVTVTPALEKIPGSDHMIKTALYRNPAGRLTTPEDIADAMVALCSMNAQWINGDTIAVDNAENYIDG; from the coding sequence ATGAGTGACAAAAAATACGCACTAATTTTGGGCAGCAGCAGCGGTTTCGGCGCTGCCGCTGCAATCCGTTTGGCAAAAGAGGGTTACGACATTTTTGGCGTTCACCTCGATCGCCGGGCAACCATGCCGAAGGTGGAAGAAATTATCGGCAAAATAGAAGCTGAGGGCGTCCGGTGCACATTTTACAACGCCAACGCCGCGGATGAAGGCAAACAAAAGGAAATCGCCGACAAAGTTCGTGCGGAAATTCCCGATGGACAACACCTGAAAGTGCTGATGCACAGCCTCGCGTTCGGCACGCTCAAAAAATTTATCGATGAAGAAAGCGCTGCAATGACCCGCGCGAACCTGTCCATGACGCTGGACGTGATGGCAAATTCGCTGGTGTACTGGACGCAGGAATGTTACTTCCGCGGGTTGCTCGGACACGGATCGCGCGTGTTCGCGATGACCAGCCACGGTGCGGACAAAGCGGTTCGCAGCTACGGTGCGGTCAGTTCCGCCAAAGCTGCGCTGGAATCCTATTGCCGCCAGTTGGCGTTGGAACTCGGGCATATCGGCACAACCGTGAACGCGATTCGTGCGGGCGTAACCGTCACGCCGGCGCTGGAAAAAATTCCCGGCAGCGATCACATGATCAAAACCGCGCTGTATCGCAATCCCGCCGGACGCCTCACCACGCCGGAAGATATCGCCGATGCAATGGTCGCGCTGTGCAGCATGAACGCCCAGTGGATCAACGGCGACACCATTGCGGTGGACAATGCGGAAAATTACATCGACGGATAA
- a CDS encoding BamA/TamA family outer membrane protein codes for MNQRNHPFLIYLLAIWLCLFGGIAVAQSNLKVRKITFSGTDAFPEKELKNLLKSQEKKKFNARFANLDRILLTNYYQMRGFLNVYVDYKVNKDGDEIVLDFQVNEGKRYYLKEKNFTGNEQYKTIHLYDRVYLKEGQPYQQSEVDAGINRIETLYTNNGKPYIVLTVDRKIVEDTLIVLNFTVDEGVTVHIADVTFAFEGDQHVKRFLLRREMEIDKGDLFSRQKIDKSQKNIYSTGLFQYVNYELVPKTNDPSQVVLHWKLAEKKMAWLGFRFGVGNEQDDAKGNITTFDFTAEGGHRNIAGTARSISLQVVPSLHYGRETPNSPRKLLNPRNQYSFTFVEPWVLNTRTPGVFKISLTDESPPITNLPATSLETSFNISHVFENYWSYTAGISFQKVDLQENTDISRVNLSELTNLIAGGQDLIYAITFVPVKDRRDNLFTPNRGYLTEFYNKFAYTRSRPIFAGQAQDTLVTNLFYKFNMQWSRYQKFPLQQKWVFATRIRAAGLIEMGDAQDVQFIPQSERFYIGGANTVRGYPERFIGEIITYIDGDGNEQQEPLGGKYLFLANAELRIPLFWLFQAETFIDGGNIFQSSSEFENFSLKMGSGIGLAVITPFGPVRFDYGWKWFPKPGESAGNFHIGISFAF; via the coding sequence ATGAACCAAAGAAACCACCCTTTTTTAATATATTTGCTGGCGATCTGGCTGTGCCTTTTCGGGGGAATCGCTGTTGCGCAATCAAATCTGAAAGTCCGGAAAATTACCTTTTCGGGCACGGATGCTTTTCCCGAAAAAGAATTGAAAAACCTGTTGAAATCGCAGGAAAAGAAGAAATTCAACGCACGTTTTGCCAACCTCGATCGCATTTTGCTCACCAATTATTACCAGATGCGCGGATTTTTGAACGTGTATGTGGATTACAAAGTGAACAAAGACGGCGACGAAATTGTGCTCGATTTTCAGGTGAACGAGGGCAAACGCTACTATTTGAAAGAGAAAAATTTTACCGGAAATGAGCAATACAAAACCATCCATTTATACGATCGGGTGTATTTGAAAGAAGGGCAGCCGTATCAACAATCGGAAGTGGATGCGGGCATCAACCGGATCGAAACGCTTTACACGAATAATGGCAAGCCGTATATCGTACTGACAGTCGATCGCAAAATTGTTGAAGATACGTTGATTGTGCTCAATTTTACAGTGGATGAGGGCGTAACTGTCCACATTGCGGATGTGACTTTTGCGTTTGAAGGCGATCAACATGTGAAGCGATTTTTGTTGCGCCGGGAAATGGAAATCGACAAAGGTGATTTGTTTTCCCGGCAAAAAATTGACAAATCGCAAAAAAATATTTACAGCACGGGATTGTTCCAATATGTGAATTACGAATTGGTGCCCAAAACGAACGATCCCTCGCAAGTGGTGTTGCACTGGAAACTGGCTGAGAAAAAAATGGCCTGGCTGGGTTTCCGGTTTGGTGTCGGCAACGAGCAGGACGATGCCAAAGGGAACATCACCACGTTCGATTTTACGGCGGAAGGCGGTCACCGGAACATCGCCGGAACGGCGCGCAGCATATCGCTGCAGGTAGTGCCGTCGCTGCACTATGGGCGCGAAACGCCCAACTCGCCGCGCAAATTGCTCAATCCGCGAAACCAGTATTCATTCACATTTGTGGAGCCGTGGGTGCTGAATACGCGAACGCCCGGCGTTTTCAAAATTTCGCTGACGGACGAAAGCCCGCCGATCACCAATTTACCGGCGACATCGCTGGAAACGTCGTTCAATATTTCGCATGTGTTCGAAAATTACTGGTCGTACACCGCCGGAATTTCGTTCCAAAAAGTGGATTTGCAGGAAAACACCGATATTTCCCGGGTGAATCTCAGCGAGTTGACCAACCTGATCGCCGGTGGTCAGGATCTGATTTATGCCATCACTTTTGTGCCGGTGAAAGACCGGCGGGACAATTTGTTTACCCCAAATCGCGGCTATCTCACGGAATTTTACAACAAATTTGCCTACACCCGCAGCCGCCCGATTTTTGCGGGACAGGCACAGGATACGCTCGTCACCAACCTGTTTTACAAATTCAACATGCAGTGGAGCCGTTACCAAAAATTTCCGTTGCAGCAAAAATGGGTGTTCGCAACCCGCATTCGTGCTGCCGGATTGATCGAAATGGGAGATGCGCAAGACGTTCAGTTTATCCCGCAATCGGAGCGATTTTACATTGGTGGGGCAAACACGGTTCGCGGATATCCGGAGCGGTTTATCGGTGAAATTATCACCTACATCGATGGTGACGGCAACGAGCAGCAGGAACCGCTCGGCGGGAAATACCTCTTTTTGGCCAATGCAGAATTGCGGATTCCGTTGTTTTGGCTGTTTCAGGCGGAAACGTTTATCGATGGCGGCAACATTTTTCAGAGCAGCTCCGAATTCGAAAATTTCTCGCTGAAAATGGGCTCCGGTATCGGGTTGGCGGTGATCACGCCGTTCGGTCCGGTGCGCTTCGATTACGGCTGGAAATGGTTCCCAAAACCGGGCGAATCCGCCGGGAATTTCCACATCGGAATTTCCTTTGCGTTTTAA